The genome window CTTGAAGGTGGCATACTATTTATCATTTTCATTGCGTATCAAGTGTATTTATTCATGAATATGAGTGCGTAAAAGCTGGGGGACATCATGGCATCTGAATTTAACTACCAAGCCGCGGCTCAAGAAGTGCTGGCGATAGAAGTTGAAGGGTTAGAGCAATTAAAGCCTTTCTTTAACGACGCTTTTGCCAAGGCGTGTGAGCTCATTTTAAATAACTGCTCAGGCAAAGTGGTGGTGATGGGGATTGGTAAGTCAGGGCATATTGGCCGAAAAATTGCCGCGACATTAGCCAGCACCGGAACGTCGGCATTTTTTGTTCACCCTGGTGAAGCCTCACATGGCGATTTAGGTATGGTAACCGCTCAGGATGTGGTGCTAGCCATTTCAAACTCGGGCGAGTCCGAGGAAATACTCAGCCTGTTTCCCGTATTGAAGCGCTTAAACGTGAGTATTATTAGTCTTACCAGCCAACCGACGTCCACGATGGCACAATTGTCCGACATACATTTGCAGATCAGCGTGCCTCAAGAAGCTTGCCCACTGGGACTGGCTCCAACGACCAGTACCACCGTGACACTGGTAATGGGCGACGCGCTGGCTATCGCCCTATTACGCGCTCGTGGCTTCACCTCAGAGGATTTTGCAATGTCCCACCCAGGTGGCGCACTGGGTCGCAAACTGCTACTTAAGCTCAGTGACATTATGCATACGGGCGATGAACTGCCTCAGGTGAGCCCTAACACGTTCATTCGTGACGCTCTGCTAGAGATCAGTCAAAAAGGGTTGGGAATGACAGCGATTACCGACCAACATAACACGCTGCTCGGTATTTTTACTGATGGCGATTTACGTCGTATTTTAGATAAGCGCATTGATATTCATAATACCCCTATCGAACGCGTTATGACGACCTCCCCGACCACGGCCTCACCTCATTTACTCGCGGTAGAAGGGATTAATTTGATGCAAGACAAACGAATTAGCGGTTTAATGCTGACCGATGACGGAAAGCTGGTGGGCGCATTAAATATGCATGATTTATTGAAAGCCGGAGTAATGTAATGTCACAACAAGTGGACACACTGTATGGCAAAGTAGACGAAGATATCCTCACGATTGCCAAATCCATCAAACTGTTGATTTGCGATGTGGATGGTGTTTTTTCAGACGGCTTAGTGTATATGGGTAACAATGGCGAAGAGCTCAAAACCTTTCACACTCGTGATGGTTATGGGGTCAAAAGTCTCATGAATGCCGGAATCGAAATTGCGATTATTACCGGAAGAGAATCAAAGATTGTCACCAATAGAATGAACGCATTGGGCATAAAACTTGTCTATCAAGGACAAGATGATAAAGTCAAAGCGTACCGTGATATTTGCAAAAAACTGGCGATTGCCCCTCAAGAAACCGGGTATATTGGGGACGATTTAATAGATTGGCCTGTAATGGAACAAGTCGCTTTGCGAGTGTGTGTCGCTGATGGACACCCCTTGCTAGCTCAGCGCGCAAACTATGTCACCCACATTAAGGGGGGACACGGTGCCGTGCGCGAGGTCTGTGATTTGATTTTACACGCTAGGAATGAACTTGACGCATATAAAGGTCTAAGTATATGAGTGTATCCCGTGTCATATACGCGGTGTTAATATTGGTGTCACTGACCTCGCTTTATTATCTGCTTGAGAGCCAAGACAAAGTAGATATTCAGGTCAAGCCGAATACAGAACTGCCTATGTTTAGCGGAAATAACCTGAACAATGTATCGTATAATGATCAAGGTATACGTAGTTACGTTATACAATCTAAACACCTTGATTATTATGCTAAAAGTGGCGATACCATTTTCCAAAGCCCGATTTTAAAAGTCTATCAGCAAGGGACGAAGCAAGAGTGGCAAGTGACCGCGCAACGCGCAGTCCTTTCAAAAAAGCAAGTATTAACACTCTATGATGACGTCGTCGCCAAAAATTTACTGCGACAATCTAGCTTTGAGAAAATGACGACGGCGAAGCTGAACATTAAACTCGATAGCCGAGATTTTTGGGCTGATAATCCAGTGGATCTGAAAGGTCCTCAATTTGAAACTCATGGACAAGCGATGAAAGGCAATTTTGCTGATAATACCGCGGTCCTATACAAGCATGTACAAGGTCGATATGAAAATCTCACACCTCACGCTGGTAGCAAGCCTTCTGGTCAGTAGCCAGTGTTTTGCTTTGTCTACTGACAGTAAACAACCGGTTTATATTGATTCAGACAGCCAACAACTCGATATGAAAAGCAATCGAGTGACCTTCATCGGTGATGTAAAGCTGAAACAAGGCAGCATCAATATTAATGCGGATAAACTGATTGTCGTTCGTAACGAAGAGACAGGAAAAATTGAAGACATTAGAGGTTATGGCAAACTCGCTACCTTTTCTCAGCTGACCGATGAAGGCAAAACCTTACACGGTGAAGCAGAAGAACTGTACTATAAAATGTCGCAAGATGAACTCGTTATGACCAATAACGCCATGCTATCGCAAGATGACAGTGAAATTCGTGGTAAGAAAATTCGCTATAAAATTTCGCAACAAAAACTGATTGCCGATAGTAACGGAAAAGGACGCGTGTCTACCGTTTTGCAACCACAAATGACCGAAAATAATCAGAAGTAATTCATTATGTCTGTATTGAAAGCGCAACATTTAGCCAAAAGTTATAAAAAACGCAAAGTCGTTTCAGATGTCAGTCTTGCGGTTGAATCAGGACAAATCGTCGGTTTGCTCGGCCCAAATGGCGCGGGTAAAACAACCTCGTTTTATATGATAGTAGGACTGGTCGCCCGCGATGAGGGAAAAATCTCCATAGACGACATGGATATAAGTGTGTTACCAATGCACAGTCGCTCTCGGTTGGGGATTGGATATCTACCGCAAGAAGCCTCCATTTTCCGTAAGCTCTCGGTCGAAGATAATATTCTCGCGGTACTGCAAACACGCAGTGAGCTGAGTCGAGAACAACGACAAGACAGACTGGAAGATCTCCTCGACGAATTCAGTATTCAGCACATTCGTAAAAATACTGGGATGTCTTTATCGGGTGGCGAGCGTCGTCGGGTAGAAATTGCGCGAGCATTGGCGGCAAACCCACAATTTATCCTTTTGGATGAACCTTTTGCGGGCGTTGATCCAATCTCCGTTATCGATATCAAAAAAATTATTGAACATCTGCGTGATCGCGGTTTGGGCGTTCTTATCACTGACCACAATGTGAGAGAAACATTGGATGTTTGTGAAAAAGCTTATATTGTAAGTCAAGGACACCTAATTGCAGAAGGCACTCCTAAAGAAGTGTTGAACAACGAACAGGTGAAACAGGTTTATCTAGGAGAACAATTCCGTCTATGATAAATGGAAGGACTCCAGATTTTTAAGATAAGGTAGTTGGAAACTGAATGAAGCCTTCATTACAGCTCAAGCTAGGTCAACAATTAGCAATGACACCGCAATTGCAGCAAGCTATCCGCTTACTGCAATTGTCTACGCTCGACTTACAACAAGAGATTCAGGAAGCCTTAGACTCTAATCCTTTGTTGGATGTGGATGAAAACGCCGAAGATGTTGCTAATACTGATGAACGCAAAGAGAACGACCGTAATGAGGAAAAAGAACCCAGTGCGGATGTGGCAGCGGAACCTGAGCCACAAGACAGTTCTGATGTATTCGAAAAATCAGAAATCAGCTCCGATCTCGAAATAGACACCACATGGGATGACATCTACAGTGCCAATACGGGAAATACCGGCGTGGCCATGGATGATGACATGCCCGTCTATCAAGGGGAGACCACTCAATCTCTCCAAGATTATTTGCTGTGGCAATTGGACTTAACCCCTTTTAGTGAATTAGATCAAACCATTGCGGTAGCCATCATTGATGCTATCGATGATTATGGGTACTTAACCTCCTCGCTGGAAGAGATTCGTGATAACTTCGATCATGATGATGTCGATCTTGAAGAAATCGAAGCCGTTCGAAAGCGTATCCAGCAATTTGACCCTCTCGGGGTTGCTTCACTCAATTTACAAGACTGTTTACTCTTACAGCTGGCGACGTTTCCAGCCGAAACGCCTTGGCTAGAAGAAGCCAAACTCATCCTTTCTCAGTATATTGATCAGCTTGGTAATCGGGATTACAAACTTATCTTAAAAGAGTCTAAACTCAAAGAAGATGAGCTACGACAAGCATTACACTTAATTCAGGATCTCGATCCTCGGCCAGGAAACAGGATCACGGAAACTCACGCGGAGTATGTGATACCAGATGTGTCCGTCTTTAAAGATCACGGCAAATGGGTGGTTTCCATCAATCCAGACAGTGTTCCCAAGCTCAAAGTCAATCAACAATATGCGGGATTAGCTAAAGGTAATAATGCAGAAAGTAATTATATTCGGAGCAACTTACAAGAAGCCAAGTGGCTGATTAAAAGTTTGGAAAGTCGCAATGAAACGTTACTAAAAGTTGCGAAATGTATTGTTGAACATCAGCGCGATTTCTTCGAATATGGTGAAGAAGCCATGAAACCCATGGTGCTGAATGATGTTGCACTTGCTGTGGACATGCATGAGTCGACCATATCAAGGGTGACGACTCAGAAGTTTATGCATACGCCAAGAGGCATATTCGAGTTGAAGTACTTTTTCTCCAGTCATGTGAGTACCGACAATGGCGGAGAATGTTCATCGACCGCAATACGCGCACTGATTAAAAAACTGGTATCGGCAGAAACGCCTGCTAAGCCTCTCAGTGATAGCAAAATTGCGGCGTTACTAGCTGACCAAGGAATCAAAGTCGCAAGACGAACGATAGCTAAGTACCGAGAGTCATTGGGAATAGCCCCTTCAAGTCAGCGTAAACGCCTGCTATAAAGGCCAAACCGAGAAGGAAAGTCTATGCAAATCAATATTAATGGCCACCACATTGATCTGACAGATTCAATGCAAGACTATGTTCACGCTAAATTTCAAAAGCTAGAGCGCTTTTTTGACCAAATAAATAACGTTCAAGTTATTTTACGTGTTGAAAAAGTCCGTCAAATCGCGGAAGCTACGCTCCATGTGAGTCAAGGTGAGATTCATGCGACCGCAGAAAGTGATAACATGTATGCGGCCATCGATGAGTTGGTGAATAAACTCGTACGACAACTCAATAAGCATAAAGAAAAGCTAAGTAGCCATTAATCATGCAATTAAGCGAAGTATTGACCCTGGACTGCACGAAAAGTGCAGTCCAGTGTTCTAGTAAAAAACGAGCATTAGAAATCATTAGCGAAGTCGCGGCTCAACACACTGGCCAAAATGCGACCTCGCTGTTTGAATGCATGCTCAGCCGAGAAAAAGTGGGCAGTACTGGTATCGGTAACGGGATTGCGATTCCGCACGCCAGAATGGCGGACAATCACTCTGCGGTTGCGGTTCTGCTGCAATGCGAAGCACCGATCGATTTCGATGCCATCGATAATCGCCCAGTCGACCTGTTATTTGCTTTATTGGTACCTGAGGAACAATGTAAAGAACATCTGCAAACTCTGGCGAGTATGGCAGAGCGTTTGAAAGACAAAAAAGTCCTCAAACAACTGCGCAATGCTCATACTGATCAAGAGCTCTACAACATTATGGTCCATCAAGAACAGGAATAAATAACAATGCGTTTGATTGTTGTCAGTGGTCAGTCTGGGGCGGGAAAAAGTGTCGCCTTAAGGGTGTTGGAAGATTTAGGGTATTATTGTGTCGATAACTTGCCCATCAATCTTTTGCAAGAATTCGTGCAATCGGTCAAAGACAGCAATCAAAACGTCGCAGTCAGTATTGATATACGTAATATTCCCAAAGATCCAGGCTTAATTGAACCCGCCTTGGATCGTTTGAAATCCAGTGACGTCGAAGTCAGCGTATTGTTTCTTGATGCCTCTGAAGAAGTGTTACTGAAGCGATACAGTGAAACTCGCAGAATTCACCCGTTATCGCTGGCCGATGATAATCCCTCATTGTCTCATGCGATCGAGCTGGAAAAACAGACTCTGAAGCCTCTCAAAGAGCATGCCGACCATATCATCGACAGCAGCAAGCGTTCGATTCATGAACTCAGTGAACGTGTCCGCATGTATGTGGAAGGCAACGAACGCAAAAAACTGGTCATGGTGTTTCAGTCATTCGGCTTTAAGTATGGAGTGCCCAGTGACGCCGATTTTGTGTTCGATGTGCGCTTTCTTCCCAATCCTCATTGGGAGCCTAACTTGCGCCCAATGACAGGTTTAGATGCCCCAATTCGCTCCTTTTTATCCGCTTTCCCTGAAGTGATGGAGCTCAAACTGCAAATCCAGAAGTTCATTGAGTATTGGCTGCCCATGTTAGAAAAAAATAACCGCAGCTATCTTACTGTCGCCATCGGATGTACCGGTGGCAAACATCGCTCCGTGTATATTGCACAACAATTGGGCGAGTACTTCTCTGACTTAGGAAATAAAGTCAAAATTCAGCATAATACGCTCGACAATAATTTATCATAAGAGTCTCTTGCTATGACGAACGTAACTCGCACTGTTCTGATTCAAAATAAATTGGGCTTGCACGCTCGTGCTGCCGTAAAATTAGTGGAACTTGCTCAATCGTTTGATGCCATACTGACAATTCAAGCGCAAGATGGTAACGAAGCCACTGCGGATACCGTCATTGGTCTGCTGATGTTGCAATCAGCACAGGGACAGCATATTACGCTGTCGGCATCGGGCCCTGATGCCGAGCCAGCACTCGCTGCCGCGTGCCATCTTATTGAAGATAAATTTGATGAAGAGGAATAGCGAGCGCTGACATCGGCAGCGAATATCGATAGTCCCTATTCACCATAACACTAACCCACTACCCTTTTTTTCCTTATCAACTTTGTATTAGGGGGCCTTTATGGCAGAGCAAATTGAATTTGATCAAGCTCACCAAACCCTCCATGAAATCACTCAAGCACTAGAGAATGGTCGTTTTGTCCACGTTCGTCGTCAGCTTCAGGACATGGAGCCTGAAGATATTGCGATCCTATTAGAAGCCTCACCACGTAAATCTCGCGAAGTACTTTGGCATCTGACTGACCCGGAAGATTATGGGGAAATCCTCGATGAATTATCCGAGGATATTAAAGATGCGCTTGTCTCTAAAATGGCGCCGGAGAAACTCGCCGAAGCCACTGAAGGCATGGACACCGATGACGTAGCCTATGTGTTACGAAGCCTGCCTAACACCTTATCGAAAGAAGTCTTAGCGCAGATGGATACGGCAGATCGACTACGAGTTGAGAAAGCCTTATCCTACCCTGAAGATAGTGCCGGTGGCTTGATGAACACCGACGTCACCACCATCCGTAGTGATGTCATTGTCGATGTTGTGCTGCGGTATTTACGTATGAAAGGAGACTTACCGGATGTCACCGATTCCTTATATGTTATTGATGAACATAGTAAGTTAATCGGTCATTTACCCTTAACGGTATTGTTAACCTCGCAACCGGATGTGCTCGTCAGTGAAGTCATGGACGATGCGGACGATGCCATCAGCGTCGACACCACCGACTCTGATGTCGCCAGTTTGTTCGAACGTCGTAATTGGGTCTCAGCCCCAGTGGTCGATCACAATTACACCTTGGTTGGACGGATCACCATTGATGACGTTGTCGATGTCATTCGTGAAGATGCCGAACACTCAATGATGAGCATGGCGGGGATGGATGACGATGAAGATACTTTCGCCCCCGTGATCAAATCGGCTCGTAAACGCAGTATTTGGCTCGGAGCCAATGTGCTTGCGGCCTTAGCTGCAGCGTCTGTCTCCAACATGTTTGAAGATACACTACAAGCCATGGCATCCATCGCCGTATTAATGACCATCGTCCCCTCTATGGGGGGAGTGGCTGGTAACCAAACGGTCGCCTTGGTCATTCGTGGTCTCGCTTTAGGCCACATTGGTGAAAGTAACAAAAAAGAGTTGCTGTACAAAGAAGCGGCGATCGGTCTGCTCAATGGTATTTTATGGGCCGTACTGATTGGCGTCATTGTGATGGTCTGGAAAGGCAATATTGAACTCGGTGCCATCCTTTCTGCCGCCATGCTGACCAACTTATTTGTGGCAGGTATTGCTGGCGTATTAATCCCGGTATTAATGAAAAAAATCAATATTGATCCGGCGCTCGCTGGGGGAATGGCATTGACGACCGTCACCGATGTCGTCGGCTTATTCGCCTTTTTAGAACTGGCAACCCTGATGATTCACTAGCCGATAAGACATAAAAAAGCCGAACTCAACGAGTTCGGCTTTTTATTGATACTCCAGTATACCTCGCTAAGTGTTA of Vibrio zhugei contains these proteins:
- the kdsD gene encoding arabinose-5-phosphate isomerase KdsD encodes the protein MASEFNYQAAAQEVLAIEVEGLEQLKPFFNDAFAKACELILNNCSGKVVVMGIGKSGHIGRKIAATLASTGTSAFFVHPGEASHGDLGMVTAQDVVLAISNSGESEEILSLFPVLKRLNVSIISLTSQPTSTMAQLSDIHLQISVPQEACPLGLAPTTSTTVTLVMGDALAIALLRARGFTSEDFAMSHPGGALGRKLLLKLSDIMHTGDELPQVSPNTFIRDALLEISQKGLGMTAITDQHNTLLGIFTDGDLRRILDKRIDIHNTPIERVMTTSPTTASPHLLAVEGINLMQDKRISGLMLTDDGKLVGALNMHDLLKAGVM
- the kdsC gene encoding 3-deoxy-manno-octulosonate-8-phosphatase KdsC; this translates as MSQQVDTLYGKVDEDILTIAKSIKLLICDVDGVFSDGLVYMGNNGEELKTFHTRDGYGVKSLMNAGIEIAIITGRESKIVTNRMNALGIKLVYQGQDDKVKAYRDICKKLAIAPQETGYIGDDLIDWPVMEQVALRVCVADGHPLLAQRANYVTHIKGGHGAVREVCDLILHARNELDAYKGLSI
- the lptC gene encoding LPS export ABC transporter periplasmic protein LptC, which codes for MSVSRVIYAVLILVSLTSLYYLLESQDKVDIQVKPNTELPMFSGNNLNNVSYNDQGIRSYVIQSKHLDYYAKSGDTIFQSPILKVYQQGTKQEWQVTAQRAVLSKKQVLTLYDDVVAKNLLRQSSFEKMTTAKLNIKLDSRDFWADNPVDLKGPQFETHGQAMKGNFADNTAVLYKHVQGRYENLTPHAGSKPSGQ
- the lptA gene encoding lipopolysaccharide transport periplasmic protein LptA, which codes for MKISHLTLVASLLVSSQCFALSTDSKQPVYIDSDSQQLDMKSNRVTFIGDVKLKQGSININADKLIVVRNEETGKIEDIRGYGKLATFSQLTDEGKTLHGEAEELYYKMSQDELVMTNNAMLSQDDSEIRGKKIRYKISQQKLIADSNGKGRVSTVLQPQMTENNQK
- the lptB gene encoding LPS export ABC transporter ATP-binding protein; amino-acid sequence: MSVLKAQHLAKSYKKRKVVSDVSLAVESGQIVGLLGPNGAGKTTSFYMIVGLVARDEGKISIDDMDISVLPMHSRSRLGIGYLPQEASIFRKLSVEDNILAVLQTRSELSREQRQDRLEDLLDEFSIQHIRKNTGMSLSGGERRRVEIARALAANPQFILLDEPFAGVDPISVIDIKKIIEHLRDRGLGVLITDHNVRETLDVCEKAYIVSQGHLIAEGTPKEVLNNEQVKQVYLGEQFRL
- a CDS encoding RNA polymerase factor sigma-54 encodes the protein MKPSLQLKLGQQLAMTPQLQQAIRLLQLSTLDLQQEIQEALDSNPLLDVDENAEDVANTDERKENDRNEEKEPSADVAAEPEPQDSSDVFEKSEISSDLEIDTTWDDIYSANTGNTGVAMDDDMPVYQGETTQSLQDYLLWQLDLTPFSELDQTIAVAIIDAIDDYGYLTSSLEEIRDNFDHDDVDLEEIEAVRKRIQQFDPLGVASLNLQDCLLLQLATFPAETPWLEEAKLILSQYIDQLGNRDYKLILKESKLKEDELRQALHLIQDLDPRPGNRITETHAEYVIPDVSVFKDHGKWVVSINPDSVPKLKVNQQYAGLAKGNNAESNYIRSNLQEAKWLIKSLESRNETLLKVAKCIVEHQRDFFEYGEEAMKPMVLNDVALAVDMHESTISRVTTQKFMHTPRGIFELKYFFSSHVSTDNGGECSSTAIRALIKKLVSAETPAKPLSDSKIAALLADQGIKVARRTIAKYRESLGIAPSSQRKRLL
- the hpf gene encoding ribosome hibernation promoting factor, which produces MQININGHHIDLTDSMQDYVHAKFQKLERFFDQINNVQVILRVEKVRQIAEATLHVSQGEIHATAESDNMYAAIDELVNKLVRQLNKHKEKLSSH
- the ptsN gene encoding PTS IIA-like nitrogen regulatory protein PtsN — translated: MQLSEVLTLDCTKSAVQCSSKKRALEIISEVAAQHTGQNATSLFECMLSREKVGSTGIGNGIAIPHARMADNHSAVAVLLQCEAPIDFDAIDNRPVDLLFALLVPEEQCKEHLQTLASMAERLKDKKVLKQLRNAHTDQELYNIMVHQEQE
- the rapZ gene encoding RNase adapter RapZ, whose translation is MRLIVVSGQSGAGKSVALRVLEDLGYYCVDNLPINLLQEFVQSVKDSNQNVAVSIDIRNIPKDPGLIEPALDRLKSSDVEVSVLFLDASEEVLLKRYSETRRIHPLSLADDNPSLSHAIELEKQTLKPLKEHADHIIDSSKRSIHELSERVRMYVEGNERKKLVMVFQSFGFKYGVPSDADFVFDVRFLPNPHWEPNLRPMTGLDAPIRSFLSAFPEVMELKLQIQKFIEYWLPMLEKNNRSYLTVAIGCTGGKHRSVYIAQQLGEYFSDLGNKVKIQHNTLDNNLS
- a CDS encoding HPr family phosphocarrier protein → MTNVTRTVLIQNKLGLHARAAVKLVELAQSFDAILTIQAQDGNEATADTVIGLLMLQSAQGQHITLSASGPDAEPALAAACHLIEDKFDEEE
- the mgtE gene encoding magnesium transporter, producing the protein MAEQIEFDQAHQTLHEITQALENGRFVHVRRQLQDMEPEDIAILLEASPRKSREVLWHLTDPEDYGEILDELSEDIKDALVSKMAPEKLAEATEGMDTDDVAYVLRSLPNTLSKEVLAQMDTADRLRVEKALSYPEDSAGGLMNTDVTTIRSDVIVDVVLRYLRMKGDLPDVTDSLYVIDEHSKLIGHLPLTVLLTSQPDVLVSEVMDDADDAISVDTTDSDVASLFERRNWVSAPVVDHNYTLVGRITIDDVVDVIREDAEHSMMSMAGMDDDEDTFAPVIKSARKRSIWLGANVLAALAAASVSNMFEDTLQAMASIAVLMTIVPSMGGVAGNQTVALVIRGLALGHIGESNKKELLYKEAAIGLLNGILWAVLIGVIVMVWKGNIELGAILSAAMLTNLFVAGIAGVLIPVLMKKINIDPALAGGMALTTVTDVVGLFAFLELATLMIH